In the genome of Neisseria animaloris, one region contains:
- a CDS encoding M48 family metallopeptidase — translation MKSPTFRLSALMVSAVLALSGCTSVADIVGYDSATLNESAAKSYTQVMQQAKSKRILDTTSHTSRRIQTVFNRLKPYAEQANQTGVPFRWEMSVIKSDELNAWAMPGGKMAMYTGMVDRLKLSDDEIAAVVGHEMTHALLEHSKKAIGQQVLTGLAADIGGSLISGKAGVSSDIVGLSSNILSQYGVNMPFSRSQEREADAGGVRLMAQAGYNPQAAITVWEKMNRISDNNNTWNAITSSHPTNNARIQAIRNMLPEVMPIYERNKRGQNIPKRNS, via the coding sequence ATGAAATCACCAACTTTCCGCCTGTCCGCCCTGATGGTTTCCGCCGTCTTAGCTTTATCGGGCTGCACGTCCGTTGCCGATATAGTCGGCTACGATTCGGCCACTCTGAACGAAAGTGCTGCCAAAAGTTATACCCAAGTGATGCAGCAAGCCAAAAGCAAACGTATTTTGGACACTACTTCGCACACTTCGCGACGCATTCAAACCGTATTCAACCGTTTGAAACCCTATGCCGAGCAAGCTAACCAAACCGGTGTGCCGTTCCGCTGGGAAATGAGCGTGATTAAATCCGACGAATTGAACGCATGGGCCATGCCGGGCGGCAAAATGGCCATGTACACCGGCATGGTTGACCGTTTGAAATTGTCTGACGACGAAATCGCCGCCGTTGTCGGCCACGAAATGACTCACGCCCTGCTCGAACACAGCAAAAAAGCCATCGGCCAACAAGTATTAACCGGTTTGGCAGCCGATATCGGTGGTTCGTTAATCAGCGGCAAAGCGGGTGTAAGCAGCGATATTGTCGGCCTCTCTTCCAATATTCTCAGTCAATACGGTGTCAACATGCCTTTTTCCCGCAGCCAAGAACGTGAAGCAGATGCAGGCGGCGTACGTTTGATGGCTCAAGCCGGTTACAACCCGCAGGCAGCAATCACCGTATGGGAAAAAATGAACCGTATCAGCGACAACAACAATACTTGGAACGCCATTACGTCCTCACATCCGACCAATAACGCACGCATTCAGGCAATTCGCAATATGTTGCCCGAAGTGATGCCGATTTACGAGCGGAACAAACGCGGGCAAAACATACCCAAGCGCAACAGTTAA
- a CDS encoding SIMPL domain-containing protein (The SIMPL domain is named for its presence in mouse protein SIMPL (signalling molecule that associates with mouse pelle-like kinase). Bacterial member BP26, from Brucella, was shown to assemble into a channel-like structure, while YggE from E. coli has been associated with resistance to oxidative stress.), translated as MLKPALLLAAVAAIALPAAVAEPLNYNIVEFAESASLEIPRDTMSVFLRVHEEGRNRNAVNTAFMKKFNSLNRKAATGSGFKTELLFRRAFPRYEYTNNKREQSGWEEEALVKVTGKNFDALNKLIASVQNEASLDNIKFSVSKEKREDAVDRASKAALLRFKDRASTLTKIMGFNHYKIVHIDLGQIGNRSAQETEPMMMRSAKSAMAEDVSALPETASPGMEEISITVRGSIQM; from the coding sequence ATGTTGAAACCTGCCTTGCTATTGGCTGCTGTTGCCGCCATTGCCCTTCCTGCCGCTGTTGCGGAACCTCTGAATTACAACATCGTCGAATTTGCCGAGAGTGCTTCGCTTGAGATACCGCGCGATACTATGAGCGTGTTTCTACGTGTGCATGAAGAAGGCCGCAACCGAAATGCCGTTAATACGGCATTTATGAAAAAGTTCAACAGCCTGAACCGCAAAGCGGCAACCGGTAGCGGTTTTAAAACCGAATTGCTTTTCCGCAGGGCTTTTCCGCGTTATGAATACACCAATAACAAGCGTGAGCAGTCCGGTTGGGAAGAAGAAGCGCTTGTTAAAGTAACGGGTAAAAACTTCGATGCGCTCAATAAACTGATTGCTTCGGTACAAAACGAAGCCAGCCTCGACAATATCAAGTTCAGCGTGTCGAAAGAAAAACGTGAAGATGCGGTAGACCGAGCCAGCAAAGCCGCCCTGCTCCGCTTTAAAGACCGTGCCTCCACACTGACTAAAATAATGGGCTTCAACCACTATAAAATCGTCCACATTGATTTAGGGCAGATCGGTAACCGCTCCGCACAGGAAACCGAGCCGATGATGATGCGGTCTGCCAAGTCTGCCATGGCCGAAGATGTTTCTGCCCTGCCCGAAACCGCAAGCCCCGGCATGGAAGAAATCAGCATTACGGTGCGCGGTTCTATCCAAATGTAG
- a CDS encoding YadA-like family protein, translated as MNKNYRSIWNEALGAWVAVSEIENAKGKPAGGSRDINRSFKRFERIKASLRVIPLLVCMTFSFSGNAYAAIAFSSVKDGVVDNSGAEIAQVDDKGNGASILNYKNPGNLSYADPTRSGEAGGKLYSPAKTIAEGIAIGRYANAATKGHVGVQGYGNIAIGDYAQSRSGSSLAFGSFAKAINTGATSIGTASLASGFNALAMMRQAAATDDYAMAIGTVAWARGKGSLAMGHSAQANGHQSIAIGSAHVIPSSVSNRAITEFDGKTNTQANGKNAIAIGSQGRAEKDDSIAIGTSARAVQSGNIAIGQNAIAEGVGNVSSAKADRKNIRAENYGPAIAIGGAASAQGRNALAIGNGAQVTGDQDGIALGASSSATTRQALAVGYGANATHALSVALGSDSETADVDNTNRHKAKVNNLEYSGFAGVMPISTVSIGKVGRERTITNVAAGLINSNSTDAINGSQLYATQLSIDKLAASTANYLGGNAAVRLDGSLVAPTYTINKTDGSAYDVANNVEQALQNLNQEVIKPLTFTGNSGNSTARKLGNNLEISGGLTNVSQTSSNSNIRTVVSEGKIDIQIADTPQFGNVKINDEGNGRISGVSTPIQNDDAANKAYVDGVRTQINSDDHSVKIVETDKNGAKVYDLSIDTSSLAKNDGSNIRFQYTADGNSAGSNLQNTSTAFKGTAGEIITTASDGQITFKLADEVKNDIAASKAGVAENKNQLANNTQAIKTNSDKIGANTALIETNTGKIAENTKTIENSLGKIAENTKVITANTEKINQGLNFAGDQGAQFKRELGQTIAIKGADLNISTIAENNQIKIKLIENINLGDSGSVTTGKTVVDNKGVTVKPENGDVISLTSDGLSNGGKKITKVAEGQAADDAVNKGQLDKVQTLAGQGWNVQANESAAQKVAPGATVTFKDGKNIKITQDGTNLTVATADDLTANSITLGEVKIDGKDGINAGGKTITNVAKGNVAANSNDAVNGSQLHNTANSIASILGGGSKVNPDGTINTPEYTINGGNYKDVGSALSALNTEVVKPLTFVGDNNDVKVARKLGSELAVKGGATGNLTDKNIGITGDVNGGLTVKLAENINLGRAGSVTAGNTVIDNDGVKITPIGAKQAVSLTSDGLNNGGNKITNVAAGNVIVGSQEAVNGSQFYAQGDGVKNIIGGQTVYNPKSGTYINASIGDTGASNIDEAIRIVKNAVNKGWELTAQGENSSTVAPGETVDLTNNDKNIVIKKTAASDIVNFDLARDLSVDSITVAAGHRLGSDGLTIKNGPTVTKAGINAGGKKLSNISSGEIQVDSREAVNGGQIRSIADSIKNVFGGSASVQPDGTIISRDIGGTGKTNVDDVVRHIAQGFQLYTTVSEGEVSGNVSTAVKPGETFTIDAGKNIKLTQDGKTVRIATRNHASFDSVVAGKGNDAVTLDGNGVKVNGKVYVSNAGLDANNQTIANMAAGKQNSDAVNVSQLKPFIQALGMPVDLVTGLPAAPQWEVTKSDGNRYAAASTIQGVLDNIGKEIQKPIRFAGNSGHADKKLGDTLSIRGGLDEMASASDKNIRTKVGTDSMMAIELAESPQFGKVTINAGNTGKITGVTAGIEDTDAVNMAQLKDANNIAYGSMQVLGGAYNSTDNMYTAPSFTTKAADGAQKQAVGTVQEALGSLNDEIVKPITFRADNGKDSKRVLGTTLTIKAGNYAGASSSDNLLTSSDGDGTIIIKLADAPKFKGKISAKGLDVGNEKITGVAAGEQGNDAVNVNQLRKALEDVQVENLSLVEANSPFSYVNGAHEQLIRKVDEKGKAYFLRAKDNTRYEGSDIIVSALNAVDPQTAVATRVTNVATGTDSNDAVNVGQLKKAVSALGGGAKVSADGSIKDPVYSILRADGTVASTVGNVGDALKELNMTMQAPIIVSGNTNNGSSTTVAGGSDQKLGSKLQIKGAFDKGESSADNIRTVVTDGTVEIQIADAPVFKGKVSAKGFDAGGERITNVADATVESDAVNLKQLREVVTASSNKVGEGKNIKVVAEKNADGSTTYNIGTKDDVTFNSVEVGKGANHVTLNDKGVSVAGNTYITGNGIQANDQKITGLAAGNVHADSRDAINGTQLFNASQNIANALGGSATVDANGNLTAPTYTLTGSNPAESTTKVYGNVGEALKGISDAVNQPLTFAADSGRNVERKLGSTIKVTGDGSNIRTETTAEGLKVALNDNITVKQVQVTDGPIINSNGIVMNNQQITSLKSGLEGRSIEEIKAEGSNSKQWNNAATVGDLASVQNNVVNITNVTNNILGTKDNNGNLYTNEKGELTKDGKLALTTYDVSGQTATDNNTVISAIKNMNEGGIKYFHTNDDSGQKIGGAVHDTEDSSASGKFATAVGFNAAANSENALAIGKGAKALAENALAIGTGNIVTGRNSGAIGDPSTISGNNSYSLGNNNNVITDNTFVLGNSVTQTLANSVVLGNGSAAIEVHKTAEGSNYTYRGVNDANVAGVKDVVGVVSVGKDGQTRQIQNVAAGVVSATSTDAINGSQLYYTNKAIEEVKTGGSGIVQYSNADTPTQTNGGKATNDVTLLGGNPNAPVVIHNVGAGSAPTDAVNVGQLMAVGNHLNQRIEDTGRRANAGTASAMAMAGLPQAYLPGKSMVAVAGSTYRGESGYALGVSSISDNGNWIIKGTASGNSRGHYGATAGVGYQW; from the coding sequence ATGAATAAGAATTATCGCAGTATTTGGAATGAGGCTTTAGGGGCATGGGTCGCAGTTTCGGAAATTGAGAACGCAAAGGGAAAGCCTGCAGGAGGTAGCAGAGATATAAATAGGAGTTTCAAACGTTTTGAGAGAATCAAAGCATCATTGCGTGTTATTCCGTTATTAGTTTGTATGACTTTTAGTTTTTCGGGTAATGCTTATGCGGCCATTGCTTTTAGTTCTGTAAAAGATGGTGTTGTTGATAACAGTGGTGCAGAAATTGCACAAGTTGATGATAAAGGAAATGGTGCTAGCATATTAAATTATAAAAACCCTGGGAATTTATCTTATGCAGACCCGACACGATCAGGTGAAGCTGGTGGGAAACTTTATTCTCCTGCAAAAACTATTGCAGAAGGAATTGCAATTGGAAGATATGCCAATGCGGCAACAAAGGGTCATGTCGGAGTACAAGGTTATGGAAATATTGCCATTGGAGATTATGCACAATCAAGAAGTGGTTCATCGCTGGCATTTGGAAGTTTTGCTAAGGCGATTAATACAGGGGCCACATCAATTGGTACGGCGAGTTTGGCATCAGGATTTAATGCTTTGGCGATGATGCGGCAAGCTGCTGCGACAGACGATTATGCAATGGCAATTGGTACAGTAGCTTGGGCAAGAGGAAAAGGCAGTTTGGCAATGGGACACTCTGCTCAAGCAAATGGCCATCAATCTATTGCTATCGGTAGTGCTCATGTTATTCCCTCTTCAGTATCAAATAGAGCAATTACTGAATTTGATGGTAAAACTAATACGCAAGCCAATGGTAAAAATGCTATTGCCATTGGTTCTCAAGGACGAGCAGAGAAGGATGACAGTATAGCAATCGGTACTTCTGCTCGGGCAGTGCAGAGTGGGAATATTGCTATTGGGCAAAATGCTATTGCAGAAGGAGTTGGTAATGTTTCTTCTGCAAAAGCTGATAGAAAAAATATAAGAGCTGAAAACTATGGCCCTGCCATTGCTATTGGTGGAGCGGCGAGTGCACAAGGACGTAATGCTTTGGCCATTGGTAATGGAGCTCAAGTTACAGGTGATCAAGATGGTATTGCATTAGGGGCAAGCAGTAGTGCTACCACTCGTCAAGCGTTAGCTGTTGGCTACGGAGCCAATGCTACTCATGCTTTATCAGTTGCGTTGGGTAGTGATTCTGAGACTGCTGATGTAGATAACACCAATCGACATAAAGCTAAAGTTAATAATTTGGAATATAGTGGTTTTGCCGGAGTTATGCCTATTTCTACAGTAAGTATAGGCAAGGTGGGGAGAGAACGTACTATTACCAACGTGGCGGCAGGTTTGATTAATTCAAACAGTACAGATGCTATAAATGGTAGTCAACTGTATGCTACCCAGCTGTCTATTGATAAATTGGCTGCTAGCACAGCTAATTATCTTGGCGGGAATGCAGCGGTTAGGCTAGATGGTAGCTTGGTCGCACCTACCTACACAATTAATAAAACAGATGGTTCAGCTTATGATGTTGCTAATAATGTGGAACAAGCGTTGCAGAATCTGAATCAAGAAGTGATTAAACCACTTACTTTCACGGGCAATAGTGGTAACAGTACTGCTCGTAAATTAGGTAACAATTTGGAGATCTCAGGTGGCCTTACTAATGTGAGTCAAACGTCAAGTAACAGTAACATTCGTACTGTAGTGTCAGAAGGTAAGATTGATATTCAAATTGCTGATACACCTCAGTTTGGTAATGTAAAAATCAATGATGAGGGTAATGGGCGTATCAGTGGTGTGTCGACTCCTATACAAAACGATGATGCTGCCAATAAGGCTTATGTCGATGGTGTACGTACACAAATTAACTCTGATGACCATAGCGTAAAAATTGTTGAAACTGATAAAAACGGAGCTAAGGTTTATGACTTATCTATAGATACTTCTTCTTTAGCTAAAAATGATGGCAGTAACATTCGTTTTCAATATACTGCTGATGGTAACAGTGCTGGTAGCAACCTGCAAAATACTTCTACTGCATTTAAAGGTACGGCTGGAGAAATTATAACTACTGCATCAGATGGCCAAATTACTTTTAAGCTGGCTGATGAAGTGAAAAATGATATTGCTGCGAGCAAAGCTGGTGTAGCCGAAAACAAGAACCAACTTGCTAATAATACTCAAGCTATTAAAACCAACTCCGATAAAATTGGTGCTAATACTGCATTGATTGAAACCAATACAGGAAAAATTGCTGAAAATACTAAGACAATTGAAAACAGCTTAGGAAAAATTGCCGAAAACACTAAGGTGATTACAGCTAATACCGAGAAAATCAATCAAGGCTTGAACTTCGCTGGCGACCAAGGGGCGCAATTCAAACGTGAATTGGGCCAAACCATTGCTATTAAAGGAGCAGACTTAAATATCAGCACCATTGCTGAAAATAATCAAATCAAAATTAAGCTTATAGAAAACATCAATTTGGGAGATTCGGGCAGCGTTACAACAGGTAAAACTGTTGTGGATAATAAAGGGGTAACCGTTAAACCTGAAAACGGCGATGTCATCAGTCTGACTTCAGATGGCCTTAGTAATGGTGGAAAGAAGATCACCAAAGTAGCAGAAGGTCAGGCTGCTGATGATGCTGTCAATAAAGGTCAGTTGGATAAAGTGCAGACTTTAGCCGGTCAAGGCTGGAATGTTCAAGCTAATGAATCGGCTGCTCAAAAGGTGGCACCAGGTGCAACAGTAACCTTTAAAGACGGCAAGAATATCAAGATTACTCAAGATGGTACTAATTTAACCGTTGCTACTGCTGATGATCTAACTGCAAACAGCATAACTTTAGGCGAAGTAAAAATTGATGGTAAAGACGGTATCAATGCAGGTGGTAAAACTATTACTAATGTGGCTAAAGGCAATGTGGCGGCAAACAGCAACGATGCAGTTAATGGCAGTCAGTTGCACAACACAGCAAACAGTATTGCCTCTATTTTGGGTGGCGGTTCCAAAGTTAATCCAGATGGTACTATAAATACGCCTGAGTACACGATTAATGGCGGCAACTATAAAGATGTCGGTTCTGCTTTAAGTGCATTGAATACTGAAGTAGTCAAACCATTGACCTTCGTTGGTGACAATAACGACGTGAAAGTTGCACGCAAACTAGGTAGCGAGCTTGCTGTAAAAGGCGGAGCTACGGGCAATCTGACCGATAAAAATATTGGGATAACCGGAGATGTAAATGGCGGGCTGACAGTTAAACTTGCTGAAAATATTAATTTGGGGAGGGCAGGTAGCGTCACTGCGGGCAATACCGTTATAGATAATGACGGAGTGAAAATTACCCCTATTGGAGCCAAACAGGCTGTAAGCCTTACTTCAGACGGCCTTAACAATGGGGGGAATAAAATTACTAATGTTGCAGCAGGCAACGTAATAGTCGGTAGCCAAGAAGCAGTTAACGGCAGCCAGTTCTATGCGCAGGGCGACGGTGTGAAGAACATCATTGGTGGCCAGACTGTTTACAACCCCAAAAGCGGTACATACATCAATGCCAGCATCGGTGATACAGGTGCAAGCAATATTGATGAAGCTATCCGCATAGTTAAGAATGCTGTAAATAAAGGCTGGGAGTTGACTGCACAAGGTGAAAACAGCAGCACTGTTGCTCCTGGTGAGACAGTGGATTTGACTAATAATGATAAGAATATTGTTATTAAAAAAACCGCTGCATCCGATATTGTGAACTTCGATTTAGCGAGAGATCTAAGCGTTGACAGCATTACTGTTGCTGCAGGACATAGACTGGGTTCAGATGGCCTTACCATCAAAAATGGCCCTACCGTAACCAAAGCAGGTATTAATGCAGGTGGCAAAAAGCTCAGTAACATTTCTTCGGGCGAAATTCAAGTAGATAGCCGAGAAGCAGTTAACGGTGGCCAAATTCGCAGTATTGCAGACAGCATTAAAAATGTATTCGGTGGCAGTGCTTCTGTGCAGCCTGATGGCACGATTATTTCAAGAGATATCGGTGGTACGGGGAAAACCAATGTCGATGATGTTGTAAGACATATCGCTCAAGGCTTCCAGCTTTACACCACAGTCTCAGAAGGTGAAGTGAGCGGCAATGTATCGACTGCTGTTAAACCAGGTGAAACCTTTACTATTGATGCCGGTAAAAACATCAAACTTACCCAAGACGGCAAAACTGTCCGAATTGCCACGCGCAATCATGCCAGCTTTGACAGCGTAGTAGCCGGCAAGGGAAACGATGCCGTTACGTTGGATGGCAACGGCGTGAAGGTAAACGGCAAAGTATATGTAAGCAACGCAGGGTTAGATGCCAATAATCAAACAATTGCCAACATGGCTGCAGGTAAACAGAACAGCGATGCTGTAAATGTTTCTCAACTGAAACCCTTTATACAAGCATTGGGCATGCCAGTAGATCTTGTCACGGGCCTGCCAGCTGCACCGCAATGGGAGGTTACTAAATCGGATGGCAATCGATATGCAGCCGCATCGACTATTCAAGGGGTATTGGATAATATCGGCAAAGAAATCCAAAAACCTATTCGCTTTGCGGGCAACAGTGGTCATGCTGACAAAAAGCTGGGTGATACACTTTCCATTCGAGGCGGGTTGGATGAAATGGCAAGTGCTTCAGATAAAAATATCCGTACAAAAGTGGGTACTGATAGCATGATGGCTATCGAGCTGGCAGAAAGCCCACAGTTTGGTAAGGTAACTATCAATGCGGGTAACACGGGCAAAATTACTGGTGTAACCGCCGGTATTGAAGATACTGATGCCGTGAATATGGCACAGTTAAAAGATGCCAACAATATCGCTTACGGCAGTATGCAGGTTTTGGGAGGGGCTTATAACTCGACTGACAACATGTATACTGCACCGTCGTTTACAACTAAAGCAGCAGATGGCGCACAGAAACAGGCAGTCGGTACGGTTCAGGAGGCCTTGGGTAGTTTGAATGATGAGATCGTGAAACCGATTACGTTCAGAGCCGATAATGGTAAAGACAGTAAACGCGTATTGGGCACAACCTTAACAATTAAAGCAGGTAATTACGCGGGGGCATCATCGTCAGATAATTTGTTAACCAGCAGCGATGGTGATGGCACTATTATCATCAAATTGGCTGATGCACCGAAATTCAAAGGCAAAATCAGTGCTAAAGGATTAGATGTTGGCAATGAAAAAATCACTGGAGTGGCGGCCGGAGAGCAAGGTAATGATGCCGTAAACGTTAACCAATTGCGTAAAGCCTTGGAAGACGTGCAGGTGGAAAACTTATCGTTGGTGGAGGCCAATTCTCCGTTCTCTTATGTCAACGGAGCTCACGAGCAATTAATCCGTAAAGTAGACGAGAAAGGTAAGGCGTACTTTTTGCGTGCAAAAGACAATACGCGTTACGAAGGTAGCGATATCATTGTTAGTGCACTGAATGCGGTTGACCCGCAAACTGCCGTTGCCACCCGTGTAACCAATGTTGCAACAGGTACAGACAGTAATGATGCTGTGAATGTGGGACAGTTGAAAAAAGCGGTTTCAGCCTTAGGCGGTGGCGCCAAAGTAAGTGCTGACGGTTCTATTAAAGATCCTGTTTATAGCATTTTGCGTGCGGATGGTACAGTTGCTAGCACAGTTGGCAATGTAGGTGATGCCTTAAAAGAATTAAATATGACTATGCAGGCTCCGATTATCGTAAGCGGCAATACTAATAATGGCAGCAGCACAACAGTAGCGGGCGGTAGTGATCAAAAACTGGGTTCTAAGTTGCAAATCAAAGGTGCTTTCGATAAGGGTGAATCTTCTGCCGATAATATCCGTACCGTAGTAACTGATGGGACAGTAGAAATCCAGATTGCCGATGCACCGGTATTCAAAGGTAAAGTCAGTGCTAAAGGTTTTGATGCAGGCGGCGAACGTATTACCAATGTTGCTGATGCGACGGTTGAATCTGATGCAGTGAATCTGAAGCAGCTGAGAGAGGTAGTTACTGCTTCAAGCAATAAAGTTGGAGAAGGTAAAAACATTAAGGTTGTTGCAGAGAAAAATGCTGACGGTAGTACTACCTATAATATAGGCACTAAAGACGACGTAACCTTTAATAGTGTTGAAGTAGGCAAAGGTGCCAACCATGTAACGTTAAATGATAAAGGCGTAAGTGTAGCGGGCAACACCTACATTACCGGCAATGGCATCCAAGCCAACGACCAGAAAATTACCGGTTTGGCGGCAGGCAATGTTCACGCAGATAGTCGTGATGCGATAAATGGCACTCAATTGTTTAATGCGAGCCAAAACATAGCTAATGCTTTGGGAGGTAGTGCAACAGTTGATGCCAACGGCAACTTAACAGCTCCGACTTATACTTTAACTGGCAGTAATCCTGCGGAAAGTACGACTAAAGTGTATGGAAATGTAGGAGAAGCATTGAAAGGTATCAGTGATGCTGTCAACCAACCGCTGACTTTCGCGGCTGATAGCGGTAGAAACGTTGAGCGTAAACTGGGTAGTACGATCAAAGTTACTGGTGATGGCAGCAATATTCGTACTGAAACTACTGCTGAAGGCTTGAAGGTTGCCTTGAACGACAACATTACTGTTAAACAAGTTCAAGTTACAGATGGCCCGATCATCAATAGTAATGGTATTGTGATGAATAATCAGCAAATTACCAGTCTGAAGAGTGGTTTGGAAGGTAGAAGCATTGAAGAGATCAAGGCTGAGGGTAGTAATAGCAAACAATGGAATAATGCCGCTACTGTAGGAGATTTGGCATCAGTGCAAAATAATGTCGTTAACATTACTAATGTTACCAACAATATTTTGGGTACTAAAGATAATAACGGTAACTTGTATACCAATGAAAAAGGTGAATTGACTAAAGATGGCAAGTTGGCATTGACCACTTACGATGTCTCTGGTCAGACAGCTACAGATAACAATACAGTTATTTCGGCCATTAAAAACATGAACGAAGGCGGTATCAAATACTTCCATACCAATGACGATTCAGGTCAGAAAATTGGTGGTGCCGTTCATGATACTGAAGATTCAAGCGCATCTGGTAAGTTTGCCACAGCGGTAGGCTTCAATGCGGCAGCTAACTCTGAAAACGCATTGGCCATCGGTAAAGGCGCTAAAGCATTGGCTGAAAACGCCTTGGCTATTGGTACCGGCAATATTGTTACTGGTCGCAATTCAGGTGCTATCGGTGACCCGAGCACTATCAGCGGCAACAACAGCTATTCGCTGGGGAACAACAATAATGTTATTACTGACAATACCTTTGTGTTGGGTAATTCGGTAACGCAAACACTTGCTAATTCTGTGGTATTAGGGAATGGATCTGCTGCAATTGAAGTACATAAAACTGCAGAAGGCAGTAATTATACTTACAGAGGGGTAAACGATGCCAATGTGGCGGGCGTGAAAGACGTTGTCGGCGTAGTAAGCGTGGGTAAAGACGGGCAAACCCGTCAGATCCAAAACGTAGCGGCGGGTGTGGTTTCCGCAACTAGCACCGATGCTATCAACGGCAGCCAGCTTTACTACACCAACAAAGCCATTGAAGAAGTGAAAACTGGCGGATCCGGTATCGTTCAATATAGCAATGCTGATACACCTACTCAAACCAATGGAGGCAAGGCTACCAATGATGTAACACTGCTTGGCGGCAATCCCAATGCGCCGGTTGTGATTCATAACGTAGGCGCAGGTTCCGCTCCGACCGATGCCGTTAATGTAGGCCAGTTGATGGCGGTAGGGAACCATCTGAACCAACGTATTGAAGACACGGGCCGCCGCGCCAATGCGGGTACGGCATCTGCGATGGCGATGGCCGGTTTGCCGCAGGCTTACTTGCCCGGTAAGAGCATGGTTGCCGTTGCGGGCAGCACTTATCGCGGTGAAAGCGGCTATGCCTTGGGCGTATCCAGCATTTCCGATAACGGCAACTGGATCATCAAAGGTACGGCTTCAGGCAATTCGCGCGGCCACTACGGTGCAACCGCAGGTGTGGGTTATCAGTGGTAA